One Thermococcus sp. genomic window, TCCCGGCCTTCTTCCAGTACTCGTGGGCCTCCTTCAGGTAGTAGGTGTCCTTCTCCTTGTCGTAGAGGGCCTCATAGATCTCGGCGGCTTTCTCGTACTTCTCGGCCTTCTCGTAGGCCCAGGCGGCGCTCTCCATCCAGCCGAGCTTCATGTACATCTCGGCAGCCTTCAGATAGTTCCCGCCCTTTTCGTATTTTCTGGCGGCCGCCTTGTACTTGCCCGCCTTTTCAAGACTGCCTGCGCTCTTGAAGCGGTCGCCTATGCTGAGGTCGGGTTCGCTTATGTACCAGATGCCGAAGGCGAACAGGGCCATGAAGAACAGGATGATTCCCCCGATGATCCTCAGGTCCCGCCAGGCCCAGCTCAGGTACGTGGCGTACCCGCTTATCGCGGTCAGTATGGCCAGGACTGTCCCGTATTTCCAGCTTTCTGCGTAGAGAGTTAACCCCGTGAAGAACAGCAGGATCAGTGTAAACCCAAGGAATCCAAGTACGAGGACCACCTGGAGGAGCAGTTTCCAGCCCCCGTACCATACTATCCCCGCGGCTATCCCAAGGATTACAACGAGGAAACCCAGTATGTAGGCTTTCAGCTTATCCATTTTTTCACCCCCTCTATCTCAAGCAGGAACAGTTTATAGTCGATTTTCGGCGTGTAGTACCCGATTCCATCTGCGGAAATCACCCTGTGACAGGGAACCACAGGAGGGTATGGATTCCTTCTCATTGCGCCTCCGATGGCGCGTGGAGATGTTCCGAGGGCCTTTGCAAGCTCGCCGTACGTTATGACGTTTCCTCTTTTAATCCTTTTTGTTAGAAATTCATAAACCATTCGCTCGAATGGCGTAACTCCGTTGAAGCTCAGCTCCTTGAGCAACGCCGCGTTCTCGGTCTTCCCCGTGAGGGTCTCCACCACCATCTCGGGGAACGGCGAATTCGTGCCCACGCGCTGGACTTCCACATCAACCCCCCTGGCGGTTAGGAACGATGTCAGCTCGTGAATCCTCTTCTCCAGGAAGTCCCTCCCGTCTAGAGAAAACACTATTCCGTCGATCTTCTCCTCAAATATGACCGCTGTCCATAACTCCACATCTGAGATCCTGAACCTTCTAACGTCGAGCATTTTTCTCCCTCGTA contains:
- a CDS encoding GlcNAc transferase encodes the protein MDKLKAYILGFLVVILGIAAGIVWYGGWKLLLQVVLVLGFLGFTLILLFFTGLTLYAESWKYGTVLAILTAISGYATYLSWAWRDLRIIGGIILFFMALFAFGIWYISEPDLSIGDRFKSAGSLEKAGKYKAAARKYEKGGNYLKAAEMYMKLGWMESAAWAYEKAEKYEKAAEIYEALYDKEKDTYYLKEAHEYWKKAGNMERAAKALERYAEEEPWFWEDVAKLYEELGNEEKAGEAWGRALEYYQKEAQEEGVFYEDVGNIARKLGKEELAMQSYQKFLEYCLKEAEQDPMWWKHVAEAYDYLGETGRAEEARRKYEEYRAKIMKANEETSKFHGEKGE
- the otg gene encoding methylated-DNA--protein-cysteine methyltransferase; translation: MLDVRRFRISDVELWTAVIFEEKIDGIVFSLDGRDFLEKRIHELTSFLTARGVDVEVQRVGTNSPFPEMVVETLTGKTENAALLKELSFNGVTPFERMVYEFLTKRIKRGNVITYGELAKALGTSPRAIGGAMRRNPYPPVVPCHRVISADGIGYYTPKIDYKLFLLEIEGVKKWIS